The following coding sequences lie in one Saccharopolyspora hordei genomic window:
- a CDS encoding alpha/beta hydrolase has protein sequence MSRARRSASLFAAATVAVSLAGCTAAPPAAPVAPAPAVDADPAVSGLAMPEIRTEVVHSAHRGTDTRLYLAYPTGLESTENLPVVLYLHGRDGIDPTPIPYDTLASLERLYHEGRIPAFGFVVVDGGYNPYWNDGSANGDLAAMLTEELPAWLAERGLGDEEGLPFAVAGISTGGFGALTYAADRNQAGNPVAAVAELAPALQTSWEGMREKEAFATEDEWLAVDPLHRLDELGDVPVGVWTGDADPFLDGIDELVRRYPNTPVVSYLPGGHEGAVFEAVGTEFVEFLAGSLPDQQP, from the coding sequence CACGGCCGCACCGCCCGCGGCCCCCGTCGCACCGGCCCCGGCCGTGGACGCCGACCCCGCGGTGTCCGGGCTGGCGATGCCGGAGATCCGCACCGAAGTGGTGCACTCCGCGCACCGCGGCACCGACACGCGGCTCTACCTGGCCTACCCGACGGGGCTGGAGTCCACCGAGAACCTGCCGGTCGTGCTCTACCTGCACGGCCGGGACGGCATCGACCCCACGCCGATCCCGTACGACACGCTGGCCTCGCTGGAACGGCTCTACCACGAGGGCCGGATCCCGGCGTTCGGGTTCGTGGTGGTCGACGGCGGCTACAACCCGTACTGGAACGACGGCTCGGCCAACGGCGACCTCGCGGCCATGCTCACCGAGGAGCTGCCGGCCTGGCTGGCCGAACGCGGCCTCGGCGACGAGGAGGGCCTGCCGTTCGCCGTCGCGGGCATCTCCACCGGCGGGTTCGGCGCGCTGACCTACGCCGCGGACCGCAACCAGGCGGGCAATCCGGTCGCCGCCGTCGCCGAGCTGGCCCCGGCGCTGCAGACCAGCTGGGAGGGCATGCGGGAGAAGGAAGCCTTCGCCACCGAGGACGAGTGGCTGGCGGTCGACCCGCTGCACCGCCTCGACGAGCTCGGCGACGTGCCGGTCGGGGTCTGGACCGGCGACGCGGACCCGTTCCTGGACGGCATCGACGAGCTGGTCCGGCGCTACCCGAACACCCCGGTGGTGTCCTACCTGCCGGGCGGTCACGAGGGCGCGGTGTTCGAGGCGGTCGGCACGGAGTTCGTCGAGTTCCTGGCCGGCTCGCTGCCCGACCAGCAACCCTGA
- a CDS encoding aldose 1-epimerase family protein, translating to MRRFSRRAALVTAAGATTAAALAAPAAARPPQSAPTANGRLYEIRSGRQRAVVAGVSATLLSWQVDGTEMLLTHDADEVGEGYQGKTILPWPNRIDHGRYTFDGQELQVPVNEPERDAALHGLMSFVEWQPVEHRRDRVVLEHVLPPTYGYPFQMAFRIEFAVDGSGVRSTLTATNVGRTAAPFGTANHTYLAAGGDRIDDIVLELPASTHYLVNDRLIPTGKAPVDGTEYDFRRARPIGPTQMDTAFTDLSRDADGGAVVRFARPDGVTAELWVDRTHGYLQVYTDDSPSTDRPTRQGITVEPMTCAPNAFVTGDGLVVLRPGEAHTGSWGYRIAD from the coding sequence ATGCGACGCTTCAGCAGACGCGCAGCGCTCGTCACCGCGGCCGGCGCCACCACGGCCGCCGCCCTGGCCGCCCCGGCCGCGGCCCGGCCGCCCCAGAGCGCGCCGACCGCGAACGGCCGGTTGTACGAGATCCGGTCCGGACGGCAGCGCGCGGTGGTCGCCGGGGTGTCGGCGACGCTGCTGTCGTGGCAGGTCGACGGGACCGAGATGCTGCTGACCCACGACGCCGACGAGGTCGGCGAGGGCTACCAGGGCAAGACGATCCTGCCGTGGCCCAACCGCATCGACCACGGCCGCTACACCTTCGACGGCCAGGAGCTGCAGGTCCCGGTCAACGAGCCGGAGCGCGACGCGGCGCTGCACGGGCTGATGAGCTTCGTGGAGTGGCAGCCGGTCGAGCACCGCCGCGACCGGGTGGTGCTGGAGCACGTGCTGCCGCCGACCTACGGCTACCCGTTCCAGATGGCGTTCCGCATCGAGTTCGCCGTGGACGGCAGCGGGGTGCGCAGCACGCTGACCGCGACGAACGTCGGCCGCACCGCCGCCCCGTTCGGCACCGCCAACCACACCTACCTGGCCGCGGGCGGCGACCGCATCGACGACATCGTGCTCGAGCTGCCCGCCAGCACCCACTACCTGGTCAACGACCGGCTGATCCCGACCGGGAAGGCGCCGGTGGACGGCACCGAGTACGACTTCCGCCGGGCCCGGCCGATCGGCCCGACCCAGATGGACACCGCCTTCACCGACCTCAGCCGCGACGCCGACGGCGGCGCCGTGGTGCGCTTCGCCCGCCCGGACGGCGTCACCGCCGAGCTGTGGGTCGACCGCACGCACGGCTACCTGCAGGTCTACACCGACGACAGCCCGAGCACGGACCGCCCGACGCGGCAGGGCATCACCGTGGAACCGATGACCTGCGCGCCCAACGCGTTCGTCACCGGCGACGGCCTCGTCGTCCTGCGCCCGGGCGAGGCCCACACCGGCAGCTGGGGCTACCGGATCGCCGACTGA
- a CDS encoding alpha/beta fold hydrolase: MAEHTQIPTPAGTFDALTAGPQEGRPVLLLHGFPEAAVEFSEQLAVLGGAECFAVAPDQRGYSPGVRPEQVSDYRMSELVGDVLAIAEHFGWERFDLVGHDWGGAVAWATAAAHPDRVRTLTAVSTPHLDAFADALRNDEDQAQRSAYMKVFRSSTAEKTLLADGATKLRRIYYPGVPDHHVDDYVQRLTEPGALTAALNWYRAARFDSDEIGPVRVPTLYVWSTEDVALGSTAALATAEHVTGPYRFEMLEDVTHWVPEEAPDSLNRLLLEHLLAHQD, translated from the coding sequence GTGGCCGAGCACACCCAGATCCCCACGCCAGCCGGAACGTTCGACGCGCTGACCGCCGGCCCGCAGGAGGGCCGCCCGGTCCTGCTGCTGCACGGGTTCCCGGAAGCCGCCGTGGAGTTCAGCGAGCAGCTCGCGGTGCTCGGCGGTGCCGAGTGCTTCGCGGTCGCGCCGGACCAGCGCGGCTACTCCCCCGGCGTGCGCCCGGAGCAGGTCAGCGACTACCGGATGTCGGAGCTGGTGGGCGACGTGCTGGCCATCGCCGAGCACTTCGGCTGGGAGCGCTTCGACCTGGTCGGGCACGACTGGGGCGGCGCGGTGGCCTGGGCGACCGCCGCCGCGCACCCCGACCGCGTGCGCACCCTGACCGCCGTGTCGACGCCGCACCTGGACGCCTTCGCCGACGCGCTGCGCAACGACGAGGACCAGGCCCAGCGCTCGGCGTACATGAAGGTCTTCCGCTCCTCCACCGCGGAGAAGACGCTGCTGGCCGACGGCGCCACGAAGCTCCGCCGGATCTACTACCCCGGCGTGCCGGACCACCACGTCGACGACTACGTGCAGCGGCTGACCGAGCCGGGCGCGCTCACCGCGGCGCTGAACTGGTACCGGGCGGCGCGCTTCGACAGCGACGAGATCGGCCCGGTCCGGGTGCCGACGCTGTACGTGTGGAGCACCGAGGACGTGGCGCTCGGCTCGACGGCGGCGCTGGCCACCGCCGAGCACGTCACCGGGCCCTACCGGTTCGAGATGCTGGAGGACGTCACGCACTGGGTGCCGGAGGAAGCGCCCGACAGCCTCAACCGGCTGCTCCTGGAGCACCTGCTGGCGCACCAGGACTGA
- a CDS encoding AMP-binding protein: MFQTARDFLLRHRTDYDTARREFQWPRPAEFNWALDWFDTIGERRDATALWIVEADGSERTVSFRAMTRRSNQVANWLRGLGVARGDRLVLMLGNQVELWETILAAMKLGAVIIPATPLLGPADLRDRIDRGRARHVVTTSRDTAKFADVPGDYTRIAVGEPVPGWTSYADSHEAAEEFTPDGPTRADDPMLLYFTSGTTALPKLVEHTHSSYPIGHLSTMYWIGLQPGDVHLNISSPGWAKHAWSNVFAPWNAEATVFIHNYERFDATALMEQMQRCGVTSFCAPPTVWRMLIQADLTTLDTPPSTVVGAGEPLNPEIIEQVRRAWGVTIRDGFGQTETSVQVANTPGQEVRPGSMGRPLPGFEVELLDPVTGEPAEEGEICLALQPRPVGLMTGYADDTERTAEVTRGGYYHTGDVGTRDADGYITYVGRTDDVFKASDYRISPFELESALLEHEAVAEAAVVPAPDPIRLAVPKAYVVLAGQHQPTRETALSILRFAREHLAPYKRVRRLEFAELPKTISGKIRRVELRHREDELAGSDGRTGEFREEDFPELKG; encoded by the coding sequence ATGTTCCAGACCGCGCGCGATTTCCTGCTGCGGCACCGGACGGACTACGACACCGCGCGACGGGAGTTCCAGTGGCCGCGTCCCGCCGAGTTCAACTGGGCGCTGGACTGGTTCGACACGATCGGTGAGCGGCGGGACGCCACCGCGCTGTGGATCGTGGAGGCGGACGGCTCCGAGCGCACGGTGTCGTTCCGCGCCATGACGCGGCGCTCGAACCAGGTGGCGAACTGGTTGCGCGGCCTCGGCGTGGCCCGCGGCGACCGGCTGGTGCTGATGCTCGGCAACCAGGTGGAGCTGTGGGAGACGATCTTGGCGGCGATGAAGCTGGGTGCGGTGATCATCCCCGCCACGCCGCTGCTCGGGCCGGCCGACCTGCGCGACCGCATCGACCGGGGACGCGCCCGGCACGTGGTGACCACGTCGCGCGACACGGCGAAGTTCGCCGACGTGCCCGGCGACTACACCCGCATCGCGGTCGGCGAGCCGGTTCCCGGGTGGACGTCCTATGCGGACAGCCACGAGGCCGCCGAGGAGTTCACCCCGGACGGTCCCACCCGGGCCGACGACCCGATGCTGCTGTACTTCACCTCCGGCACCACCGCGCTGCCGAAGCTGGTGGAGCACACCCACTCCTCCTACCCGATCGGGCACCTGTCCACGATGTACTGGATCGGGTTGCAGCCGGGCGACGTGCACCTCAACATCTCCTCGCCGGGGTGGGCCAAGCACGCCTGGAGCAACGTCTTCGCGCCGTGGAACGCCGAGGCGACGGTGTTCATCCACAACTACGAGCGGTTCGACGCCACCGCGCTGATGGAGCAGATGCAGCGGTGCGGGGTCACCAGCTTCTGCGCCCCGCCGACCGTGTGGCGGATGCTGATCCAGGCCGACCTGACCACTCTGGACACGCCTCCCTCCACAGTGGTCGGGGCTGGAGAACCGCTGAACCCGGAGATCATCGAGCAGGTGCGGCGAGCCTGGGGCGTGACCATCCGGGACGGTTTCGGGCAGACCGAGACCAGCGTGCAGGTGGCCAACACGCCGGGGCAGGAGGTGCGGCCCGGCTCGATGGGGCGGCCGCTGCCCGGGTTCGAGGTCGAGCTGCTCGACCCGGTCACCGGCGAACCCGCCGAAGAGGGGGAGATCTGCCTGGCGCTGCAACCGCGCCCGGTGGGGCTGATGACCGGCTACGCCGACGACACCGAGCGCACGGCCGAGGTCACCCGCGGCGGTTACTACCACACCGGTGACGTCGGCACCCGCGACGCGGACGGCTACATCACCTACGTGGGCCGCACCGACGACGTGTTCAAGGCCTCGGACTACCGGATCTCCCCGTTCGAGCTGGAGAGCGCGCTGCTGGAGCACGAGGCGGTCGCGGAGGCGGCGGTGGTGCCGGCGCCGGACCCGATCCGCCTGGCGGTGCCGAAGGCCTACGTGGTGCTCGCCGGGCAGCACCAGCCGACGCGGGAGACCGCGCTGTCGATCCTGCGGTTCGCGCGCGAGCACCTGGCGCCCTACAAGCGGGTGCGCCGACTGGAGTTCGCCGAGCTGCCGAAGACGATCTCCGGCAAGATCCGCCGGGTCGAGCTGCGGCACCGCGAGGACGAGCTGGCCGGCAGCGACGGCCGGACCGGTGAGTTCCGCGAGGAGGACTTCCCCGAGCTCAAGGGCTGA
- a CDS encoding glycoside hydrolase family 2 protein — MLLRALLLTALLTASSGLPAAEATADPWRPKPPPLTTPWTDEVGPDNALPEYPRPQLTRDRWLNLNGLWAYGGGSTPPEQTPEQILVPYPPESGLSGIQRHDDHMLYRRTFELPPDWAGERVLLHFGAVDQKAEVSVNGRPVAVHEGGYTAFSADITDALTPGGPQEIAVSVEDRNDANPYPLGKQRNEPGGILYTGASGIWQTVWLEPVPEEHIAKLDITPDLTGFDLVAHTSAPGDQPVEAVVSDRDGQEVARARGRAGEPLRLTVSDPHLWTPDDPYLYDIQVRLVDSGDVVGSYAGLRTVGLLHDEQGRPRLALNGRILFQHGPLDQGYWPDGIYTAPTDEALRSDLEVTKRLGFNMVRKHVKVEPARWYYWADRLGLLVWQDMPSLPIDLADPPGSNPPPSEEARANYRAELTAMIDQLRSVTSIVAWVPFNEGWGEFETREIADLTRRTDPTRLIDINSGVNCCYSLPDSGAGDIYDDHTYVGPGRPEVRDHRAVVDGEYGGLGLIEEGHLWPGEPGAYEMTDSREALTRRYREVSDELVRIIEANGLSAAIYTQTTDVENEVNGFLTYDRRILKPDVAAVRAANLAAIDAGTP; from the coding sequence GTGTTGCTGCGCGCCCTGCTGCTCACCGCACTGCTGACCGCCTCCTCCGGTCTCCCCGCCGCGGAGGCCACCGCGGACCCGTGGCGGCCGAAACCACCGCCGCTGACCACCCCGTGGACCGACGAGGTCGGGCCGGACAACGCCCTGCCCGAGTACCCGCGGCCGCAGCTGACCCGGGACCGCTGGCTCAACCTCAACGGCCTGTGGGCCTACGGCGGCGGCAGCACGCCGCCGGAGCAGACCCCCGAGCAGATCCTGGTGCCCTACCCGCCGGAATCGGGCCTGTCCGGCATCCAGCGGCACGACGACCACATGCTCTACCGGCGCACGTTCGAGCTGCCCCCGGACTGGGCCGGTGAGCGGGTGCTGCTGCACTTCGGGGCGGTCGACCAGAAGGCCGAGGTGTCGGTCAACGGCCGCCCGGTGGCGGTGCACGAGGGCGGCTACACCGCGTTCAGCGCGGACATCACCGACGCGCTCACCCCCGGCGGCCCGCAGGAGATCGCGGTGTCCGTCGAGGACCGCAACGACGCGAACCCGTACCCGCTGGGCAAGCAGCGCAACGAACCGGGCGGGATCCTCTACACCGGAGCGTCCGGGATCTGGCAGACGGTGTGGCTCGAGCCGGTGCCGGAGGAGCACATCGCCAAGCTCGACATCACCCCGGACCTGACCGGTTTCGACCTCGTCGCGCACACCTCGGCGCCCGGCGACCAACCCGTCGAAGCCGTCGTGTCCGACCGGGACGGCCAGGAGGTCGCGCGGGCCCGCGGCCGGGCCGGCGAACCGCTGCGGCTCACGGTGTCCGACCCGCACCTGTGGACGCCGGACGACCCGTACCTCTACGACATCCAGGTGCGGCTGGTCGACTCCGGTGACGTGGTGGGCAGCTACGCCGGGCTGCGCACCGTCGGGCTGCTGCACGACGAGCAGGGCCGGCCGCGGCTGGCGCTCAACGGCCGGATCCTCTTCCAGCACGGGCCGCTGGACCAGGGCTACTGGCCGGACGGCATCTACACCGCGCCGACCGACGAAGCGCTGCGCTCCGACCTGGAGGTCACCAAGCGGCTGGGCTTCAACATGGTCCGCAAGCACGTCAAGGTCGAACCGGCCCGCTGGTACTACTGGGCCGACCGGCTGGGTCTGCTGGTGTGGCAGGACATGCCGTCGCTGCCGATCGACCTCGCCGACCCGCCGGGCAGCAACCCGCCGCCGAGCGAGGAGGCGCGCGCGAACTACCGCGCCGAGCTGACCGCCATGATCGACCAGCTCCGCAGCGTCACCTCGATCGTGGCGTGGGTGCCGTTCAACGAGGGCTGGGGCGAGTTCGAGACCCGCGAGATCGCGGACCTCACCCGGCGCACCGACCCCACCCGGCTGATCGACATCAACAGCGGCGTGAACTGCTGCTACTCGCTGCCCGACAGCGGCGCCGGCGACATCTACGACGACCACACCTACGTCGGGCCGGGCCGCCCGGAGGTGCGGGACCACCGCGCGGTCGTGGACGGCGAGTACGGCGGTCTCGGCCTCATCGAGGAGGGCCACCTGTGGCCGGGTGAGCCGGGCGCCTACGAGATGACCGACAGCCGGGAGGCGCTGACCCGCCGCTACCGCGAGGTCAGCGACGAGCTGGTGCGCATCATCGAGGCCAACGGGCTCTCCGCGGCGATCTACACCCAGACCACCGACGTGGAGAACGAGGTGAACGGCTTCCTCACCTACGACCGCCGCATCCTCAAGCCCGACGTGGCCGCGGTGCGCGCCGCCAACCTCGCGGCCATCGACGCGGGCACGCCCTGA
- the metK gene encoding methionine adenosyltransferase: protein MSEINRRLFTSESVTEGHPDKICDAISDAVLDALLAQDPRSRVAVETMVTTGQVHVAGEVTTKAYADIPTIVRDKILEIGYDSSAKGFDGASCGVNVAIGSQSPDIAQGVDTAHETRVEGADDEINKQGAGDQGLMFGYACTDTDELMPLPIALAHRLSRRLTKVRKDGVLPYLRPDGKTQVTIEYAGDQAVRLDTVVLSTQHAADIDLEGMLTADIKEKVIDPEIERVGLDASDTRLLVNPTGRFVVGGPMGDAGLTGRKIIVDTYGGMARHGGGAFSGKDPSKVDRSAAYAMRWVAKNAIAAGLASRIEVQVAYAIGKAAPVGLFVETFGTENVDPVKIQAAINEVFDLRPAAIVRDLDLLRPIYAQTAAYGHFGRSDVDLPWERTDRAEALKSAAGV, encoded by the coding sequence GTGAGTGAGATCAACCGCAGGTTGTTCACCAGTGAGTCGGTGACCGAGGGACACCCGGACAAGATCTGCGATGCGATCAGCGACGCCGTGCTGGACGCGTTGTTGGCCCAGGACCCGCGTTCGCGCGTGGCCGTCGAGACGATGGTCACCACCGGGCAGGTGCACGTGGCCGGTGAGGTCACCACCAAGGCCTACGCGGACATCCCGACCATCGTGCGGGACAAGATCCTGGAGATCGGCTACGACTCCTCCGCGAAAGGCTTCGACGGCGCTTCCTGCGGTGTGAACGTGGCGATCGGGTCGCAGTCCCCGGACATCGCGCAGGGCGTGGACACGGCGCACGAGACCCGCGTCGAGGGCGCCGATGACGAGATCAACAAGCAGGGCGCGGGCGACCAGGGCCTGATGTTCGGCTACGCCTGCACGGACACCGACGAGCTGATGCCGCTGCCGATCGCGCTGGCGCACCGGCTGTCGCGTCGGCTGACCAAGGTCCGCAAGGACGGCGTGCTGCCGTACCTGCGGCCCGACGGCAAGACCCAGGTGACCATCGAGTACGCCGGTGACCAGGCGGTCCGCCTCGACACGGTGGTGCTGTCCACCCAGCACGCGGCGGACATCGACCTCGAGGGCATGCTGACCGCCGACATCAAGGAGAAGGTCATCGACCCCGAGATCGAGCGGGTCGGGCTGGACGCCTCGGACACGCGTCTGCTCGTCAACCCGACCGGTCGGTTCGTGGTCGGTGGGCCGATGGGTGACGCCGGGCTGACCGGTCGGAAGATCATCGTGGACACCTACGGCGGCATGGCCCGCCACGGTGGCGGTGCGTTCTCCGGCAAGGACCCGTCGAAGGTGGACCGCTCCGCGGCCTACGCGATGCGCTGGGTGGCCAAGAACGCCATCGCCGCGGGCCTGGCCAGCCGCATCGAGGTGCAGGTCGCCTACGCGATCGGCAAGGCGGCCCCGGTGGGTCTGTTCGTGGAGACCTTCGGCACCGAGAACGTCGACCCGGTCAAGATCCAGGCGGCCATCAACGAGGTCTTCGACCTGCGCCCGGCCGCCATCGTGCGTGACCTGGACCTCTTGCGCCCGATCTACGCCCAGACGGCAGCGTACGGTCACTTCGGACGCAGCGACGTCGACCTGCCGTGGGAGCGGACCGACCGGGCCGAGGCGCTGAAGAGCGCCGCCGGCGTCTGA
- a CDS encoding class I SAM-dependent methyltransferase, with protein sequence MAKSVDDLDSSAGSGTPDTADLVAREEQVFGDNPLEVRESDHYTHEYVGSFVEKWDELIDWKKRYESEGSFFIDQLKARGVKSVLDVATGTGFHSVRLLEEGFDAVSADGSPQMLAKAFSNGLTYGGHILRVVHADWRWLNRDVHGEYDAIICLGNSFTHLFSERDRRKALAEFYAMLKHDGVLIIDQRNYDAILDNGFSSKHTYYYAGEDVSAEPEYVDEGLARFKYTFPDKSEFFLNMYPLRKNYMRRLMREVGFQRIDTYGDFQETYHDDEPDFFIHVAEKKYRPDEELSDVYSAAVHTARDYYNSEDADNFYYHVWGGNDIHVGIYNSPDEDIDVASRRTVERMASKVEITPETRILDIGSGYGGAARHLARTYGCKVSCLNLSEVENARNIEFNRAEGLDHLIEVKDGSFEDIPFQDNAFDIVWSQDAILHSGDRERVLEEVTRVLKGGGSFIFTDPMAADGARTKDLGPILARINLDTMGSPGFYRRELARLGLQNFEFEDLTEHLPVHYGRVLEVLESREAELADKISDEYRTKMKTGLKNWVDGGKAGNLAWGIIHARA encoded by the coding sequence ATGGCCAAGAGCGTGGACGACCTGGACTCCAGCGCAGGCTCCGGAACTCCGGATACCGCCGACCTGGTGGCGCGCGAGGAGCAGGTGTTCGGCGATAATCCGTTGGAAGTGCGCGAGTCGGACCACTACACGCACGAGTACGTCGGCAGCTTCGTGGAGAAGTGGGACGAGCTGATCGACTGGAAGAAGCGCTACGAGAGCGAAGGCTCCTTCTTCATCGACCAGCTCAAGGCCCGCGGCGTGAAATCGGTGCTCGACGTGGCGACCGGCACCGGCTTCCACTCGGTGCGGCTGCTCGAGGAGGGGTTCGACGCGGTCAGCGCCGACGGCAGCCCGCAGATGCTGGCCAAGGCCTTCAGCAACGGCCTGACCTACGGCGGTCACATCCTCCGCGTGGTGCACGCGGATTGGCGCTGGCTGAATCGTGACGTCCACGGCGAGTACGACGCGATCATCTGCCTGGGCAACTCGTTCACGCACCTGTTCTCGGAACGGGACCGGCGGAAAGCGCTCGCCGAGTTCTACGCGATGCTCAAGCACGACGGCGTCCTGATCATCGACCAGCGGAATTACGACGCGATCCTGGACAACGGATTCTCGTCGAAGCACACCTACTACTACGCCGGCGAGGACGTCTCCGCGGAGCCGGAATACGTCGACGAAGGGCTGGCCCGGTTCAAGTACACGTTCCCGGACAAGTCTGAATTCTTCCTCAACATGTACCCGCTGCGGAAGAACTACATGCGGCGGCTCATGCGCGAGGTCGGGTTCCAGCGGATCGACACCTACGGCGACTTCCAGGAGACCTACCACGACGACGAACCGGACTTCTTCATCCACGTCGCGGAGAAGAAGTACCGGCCCGACGAGGAGCTCTCCGACGTCTACTCCGCCGCGGTGCACACCGCCCGCGACTACTACAACTCCGAGGACGCGGACAACTTCTACTACCACGTCTGGGGCGGCAACGACATCCACGTCGGCATCTACAACTCGCCGGACGAGGACATCGACGTGGCGTCCCGCCGGACCGTGGAACGCATGGCCAGCAAGGTCGAGATCACCCCGGAGACCCGGATCCTCGACATCGGCTCCGGCTACGGCGGCGCTGCCCGCCACCTGGCCCGGACCTACGGCTGCAAGGTGTCCTGCCTCAACCTCAGCGAGGTGGAGAACGCCCGGAACATCGAGTTCAACCGGGCTGAGGGCCTCGACCACCTGATCGAGGTCAAGGACGGTTCCTTCGAGGACATCCCCTTCCAGGACAACGCCTTCGACATCGTGTGGTCGCAGGATGCGATCCTGCACAGCGGTGACCGGGAGCGGGTGCTGGAGGAGGTGACCCGCGTGCTCAAGGGCGGGGGTTCCTTCATCTTCACCGACCCGATGGCCGCGGACGGCGCCCGCACGAAGGACCTCGGCCCGATCCTGGCCCGGATCAACCTGGACACGATGGGCTCGCCGGGCTTCTACCGCCGCGAGCTCGCCCGGCTCGGGTTGCAGAACTTCGAGTTCGAAGACCTCACCGAGCACCTGCCCGTCCACTACGGGCGCGTGCTGGAGGTGCTGGAGAGCCGCGAGGCCGAGCTCGCCGACAAGATCAGTGACGAGTACCGCACCAAGATGAAGACAGGCCTGAAGAACTGGGTCGACGGTGGTAAGGCGGGGAACCTGGCCTGGGGCATCATCCACGCCCGTGCCTGA